A window from Candidatus Stygibacter australis encodes these proteins:
- a CDS encoding phosphatidate cytidylyltransferase has protein sequence MKKIKSSEFFRKSIHISSLLIPMLYKYLFHYNRKNTFLILLPLTVIFILFDTFRIEHRTFKKFYQGLFGIILRKHELSDFTGAVYVMVSAVLCIALFPGNIAFMCLSFLAIGDTLAAFIGIKFGRRKLPGQKKSVEGSIA, from the coding sequence ATGAAAAAGATAAAAAGTTCAGAGTTTTTCAGGAAGTCTATACATATCAGTTCGCTCCTGATCCCTATGCTCTATAAGTATCTTTTTCATTATAACCGAAAGAATACTTTTCTGATCCTTTTACCACTAACGGTAATTTTCATATTATTTGATACCTTCAGGATAGAACACCGTACCTTCAAGAAATTTTACCAGGGTCTGTTTGGGATTATTTTGCGAAAGCATGAGCTGAGCGATTTTACGGGAGCGGTTTATGTGATGGTATCAGCGGTATTGTGTATTGCATTATTTCCGGGTAATATTGCCTTTATGTGCTTATCATTTCTGGCGATAGGAGACACACTGGCAGCATTTATAGGGATTAAGTTTGGCAGGCGTAAATTGCCGGGTCAAAAGAAAAGCGTGGAAGGTAGTATTGCC